A stretch of the Acidobacteriota bacterium genome encodes the following:
- a CDS encoding BON domain-containing protein yields MQTNYPSKRKSLALPLTIGLALTITGWTLAHTTKPTTPFSSLASQSTAKPADSKDPLVKKVIAALAKQSKLKGEKIQVESASEGKVRLTGSTSHQTKRSLAIETAEKVAGKGNVISELVSSCGNQVCNENCCCSMDRNNVLQCQCQPQACPTPKPKSKKAD; encoded by the coding sequence ATGCAAACGAATTACCCCTCCAAACGCAAGTCCTTGGCACTACCATTAACGATCGGCCTGGCGCTGACAATTACTGGTTGGACGCTGGCCCACACAACGAAACCGACAACACCGTTTTCGTCATTGGCCTCTCAATCCACAGCCAAACCTGCTGACAGCAAAGACCCCTTGGTAAAAAAAGTGATTGCGGCTTTAGCGAAACAGTCCAAATTGAAAGGAGAAAAAATTCAGGTCGAATCGGCGAGTGAAGGGAAAGTTCGCCTGACCGGCAGCACTAGCCATCAGACCAAACGCTCCCTCGCAATTGAGACTGCAGAGAAAGTTGCCGGAAAGGGGAATGTGATTAGTGAGCTTGTCTCCTCTTGCGGAAATCAAGTCTGTAATGAAAATTGCTGCTGTTCAATGGACAGAAATAATGTGCTGCAATGCCAATGCCAGCCACAGGCTTGCCCAACACCGAAACCAAAATCTAAAAAGGCAGATTAA
- a CDS encoding FAD-binding protein, translating into MAEQLEAKIVARLREVLGKDAVAAEDAELMVYECDAMTTHKSRPLAVVFPRTTEQVSWIVKYLSENGVPFGPRGAGTGLSSGAIATGCEKGERSVTIEMARMNRVLEVDYANRRAVVQPGLINVRLTQAVAARGYHYAPDPSSQTSCTIGGNVAENAGGPHCLKYGSTTNHILGVEVVLPTGEVVNFGGAGADTIGYDLLGTFVGSEGTMGITTKVTVRLTRNPQLVITLLADFLDINDASRAVSAIIAAGMLPAALEMIDIVTINAVEDSIYAAGYPRDAAACLIVELDGLKAGLDTQAKRAAEICFQHNARTVREARDETERKKLWAGRKGAFGALGRVSPDLLVQDAVVPRTKLPETLAGIYAIGAKYKLKLSTVFHAGDGNLHPNLNYDGRNADEVARVHAASKEIMKLCVDTGGSITGEHGVGVDKIDYMPMIFDQASLDAMLAVKSVFNPLGLCNPGKAIPAQKMCREHKKGFEHLQVS; encoded by the coding sequence ATGGCCGAACAACTGGAAGCAAAGATCGTCGCGCGATTGCGCGAAGTGTTGGGCAAAGACGCCGTCGCCGCAGAGGACGCCGAACTGATGGTGTACGAATGCGACGCGATGACGACGCACAAATCGCGTCCGCTGGCTGTGGTTTTTCCGCGCACGACCGAACAGGTTTCGTGGATCGTCAAATACTTGAGCGAAAACGGCGTTCCGTTTGGGCCGCGCGGCGCGGGCACAGGCCTAAGTTCCGGCGCGATTGCAACGGGTTGCGAAAAAGGCGAACGCTCCGTGACCATCGAAATGGCGCGGATGAATCGGGTTCTGGAAGTGGATTACGCCAACCGCCGAGCCGTCGTGCAGCCGGGATTGATCAACGTTCGATTGACGCAAGCCGTTGCCGCGCGCGGGTACCATTACGCGCCCGACCCTTCGTCACAAACTTCCTGCACCATCGGTGGCAACGTCGCCGAAAACGCGGGCGGCCCGCATTGTTTGAAGTATGGTTCGACGACCAATCACATTCTGGGTGTCGAAGTTGTGCTGCCGACCGGCGAAGTCGTCAACTTTGGCGGCGCCGGAGCCGATACAATTGGCTACGATTTGCTGGGAACCTTTGTCGGCAGCGAAGGCACGATGGGCATCACGACCAAAGTCACTGTGCGGCTGACGCGCAATCCGCAATTGGTCATCACTTTGTTAGCGGACTTTTTGGACATCAATGACGCCAGCCGAGCCGTTTCAGCAATCATCGCCGCCGGAATGTTGCCTGCAGCGCTTGAGATGATTGATATTGTAACGATCAACGCAGTCGAAGATTCGATTTATGCCGCCGGGTATCCGCGCGATGCAGCAGCCTGTTTGATCGTTGAACTCGATGGATTGAAAGCCGGGCTGGATACCCAAGCCAAGCGCGCAGCGGAAATCTGCTTTCAACACAATGCCCGCACCGTCCGCGAAGCGCGCGATGAAACCGAGCGCAAAAAATTGTGGGCAGGACGCAAAGGAGCGTTTGGGGCCTTGGGACGGGTTAGCCCTGACTTGCTGGTGCAAGACGCCGTCGTTCCGCGCACGAAATTGCCGGAAACGCTGGCCGGAATTTATGCTATCGGAGCCAAGTACAAACTGAAGCTCTCAACCGTCTTTCACGCTGGTGATGGCAATCTGCATCCAAATCTGAATTACGACGGGCGCAACGCCGACGAAGTTGCGCGCGTTCACGCCGCCAGCAAGGAAATCATGAAACTGTGCGTAGACACGGGCGGTTCGATCACAGGCGAACACGGCGTCGGCGTGGATAAGATTGATTACATGCCGATGATTTTCGATCAGGCTTCGCTGGACGCGATGCTGGCGGTCAAAAGTGTGTTTAACCCGCTTGGCCTGTGCAATCCGGGCAAAGCTATACCCGCACAGAAAATGTGCCGCGAACACAAAAAAGGTTTTGAGCATTTGCAGGTCAGTTGA
- the moaA gene encoding GTP 3',8-cyclase MoaA — MNSIVLKDSFGRTIRDLRISITDRCNFRCFYCMPTEAMEWKPKPEILTYEEIIVLAEVFVSLGVNKLRVTGGEPMLRRDLESLVERLGAIHGIVDLAMTTNAHFLRGRAEALKRGGLQRITISLDSLTPERFSLLTGRNELERVLDGIDAALEAGLHPVKVNCVMMRGINDDQAIHFAEFARTKGVHVRFIEFMPLDNGKVWKREMVVPGEETRARIQEVFPLERVKSENLSETARRWRFADGAPGELGFINPVTQPFCGHCSRIRLTADGQIRTCLFSNVEHNIKALLRQGATRDDLIDFIAATIEKKEERHHINDPEFVQPLRTMSCIGG; from the coding sequence ATGAATTCAATTGTGCTCAAAGACAGTTTTGGCCGCACTATCCGGGATTTGCGGATTTCCATCACCGACCGATGCAACTTCCGCTGCTTTTATTGCATGCCGACCGAGGCGATGGAGTGGAAACCGAAGCCGGAAATCCTGACTTACGAAGAGATCATCGTGCTGGCAGAAGTTTTCGTCTCGCTCGGCGTCAACAAACTTCGCGTGACCGGCGGCGAACCAATGTTGCGACGCGATCTGGAAAGTCTGGTTGAACGGCTAGGCGCGATTCATGGCATTGTCGATCTGGCGATGACCACGAACGCGCACTTTTTGCGTGGACGCGCCGAAGCCTTGAAACGCGGCGGTTTGCAACGCATCACTATCAGTTTGGATTCGCTGACGCCGGAGCGGTTTTCGCTGCTCACCGGGCGCAATGAGCTTGAGCGTGTGCTGGATGGGATTGACGCCGCGCTGGAAGCTGGACTCCATCCCGTCAAAGTCAATTGCGTAATGATGCGCGGCATCAACGACGATCAGGCAATCCACTTCGCCGAATTCGCTCGAACGAAAGGCGTCCATGTCCGTTTCATCGAATTTATGCCGCTGGACAACGGCAAAGTCTGGAAGCGCGAAATGGTCGTTCCGGGCGAAGAAACGCGCGCCCGTATTCAGGAAGTCTTTCCTCTCGAACGCGTCAAATCCGAAAACCTGAGCGAGACAGCGCGGCGCTGGCGCTTTGCCGATGGAGCGCCCGGCGAACTTGGCTTCATCAATCCCGTCACGCAACCCTTCTGCGGTCATTGCAGCCGCATTCGCCTAACTGCTGACGGACAGATTCGCACCTGTCTGTTTTCCAACGTCGAACACAATATCAAGGCCTTGCTCCGGCAAGGAGCAACGCGCGATGACTTGATTGATTTCATCGCCGCAACGATTGAGAAAAAGGAAGAGCGCCACCACATTAACGATCCGGAGTTTGTGCAACCATTGAGAACAATGTCTTGTATCGGTGGTTAG